Proteins encoded by one window of Halomonas chromatireducens:
- the nosR gene encoding transcriptional regulator NosR, producing the protein MSIRRSPLLSLLSIWLFGLLMLLGPTVQAFELSQVKAGFPDATRLADVEGEHPAKAVYAGDTLLGYAFETDDIAPIPAYSGRPISMLVGIDLEAHITQATILGHEEPIMLVGIPEQRLVDYADAHAPHHVNERLRVGENLDAISGATVTVIVLTETVMRSARRVAAEQGLIDDPLATPPAEVRYDVFESADWETLVGDGTIRRLHLTHGEIDEAFVGTPAEGYASGQDADSTFIDLYVTYLNAPTAGRNLLGDIVYEQLMERLDEGEHAIGVMAQGDYSFKGSGYVRGGIFDRIEASQGNTNIAFQDSDHRRIVRMAVDGAPRLTERDIFIIRDDVEFDPGEPWELGLLVRRAAGPLETEFVRFNAHYSIPERFIERFEPPVEEALWVQVWRDRTFQIAVLGAGLAVLTAIMLFQDVLVRYPRVFAPLRVGFLIYTVVFIGWYSLAQLSVVNILTFIHSLMGGFSWESFLIDPMMFILWSFVAVTLLMWGRGVFCGWLCPFGAMQELINKVARKIRVPQYELPFAVHERLWALKYIILLALFAVSLHSLGQAERYAEVEPFKTAVTMRFQREWAFLLYALGLLAISAFTHKAYCRYICPLGAGLAIPARLRLFDWLKRHRGSCGTPCQICAKECEVAAIHPDGRINANECHYCLDCQVTYHDDRRCPPMVKRRKRYEKAVRASSKNGGVETFPADAAQGSQAKLQRIPTLQEE; encoded by the coding sequence ATGTCCATCCGGCGCAGCCCGCTACTATCACTGCTTTCCATCTGGCTCTTCGGCCTGTTGATGCTGCTCGGCCCGACCGTACAGGCCTTCGAGCTTTCCCAGGTAAAGGCAGGCTTTCCCGATGCCACTCGCCTGGCTGATGTCGAAGGCGAGCATCCCGCCAAGGCGGTCTATGCCGGCGATACGCTGCTCGGATACGCCTTCGAGACTGACGACATTGCACCGATCCCTGCCTATTCCGGCCGGCCGATCAGCATGCTGGTGGGCATCGACCTGGAGGCGCACATCACCCAGGCCACCATCCTCGGCCACGAAGAGCCGATCATGCTGGTAGGCATCCCCGAGCAGCGCCTTGTCGACTATGCCGATGCTCACGCACCCCACCACGTCAACGAACGGCTACGCGTCGGCGAAAACCTCGATGCCATTTCCGGCGCCACGGTCACCGTGATTGTTCTCACCGAGACGGTGATGCGCTCCGCCCGCCGAGTGGCTGCCGAGCAGGGTTTAATCGACGATCCCCTGGCCACCCCGCCCGCCGAGGTGCGTTACGACGTCTTCGAATCGGCCGACTGGGAAACCCTGGTGGGCGACGGCACTATTCGCCGTTTGCATCTGACCCACGGCGAGATCGACGAGGCCTTCGTCGGCACCCCTGCCGAAGGCTACGCCAGCGGCCAGGATGCCGACAGCACCTTCATCGATCTCTACGTCACCTACCTCAACGCGCCGACAGCCGGTCGCAACCTGCTCGGCGACATCGTCTACGAGCAGTTGATGGAGCGCCTCGATGAAGGCGAGCACGCCATCGGCGTCATGGCCCAGGGCGACTACTCCTTCAAGGGCTCGGGCTACGTTCGCGGCGGTATCTTCGACCGCATCGAGGCCTCTCAAGGCAACACCAATATCGCCTTTCAGGACAGTGACCACCGCCGCATCGTGCGCATGGCCGTCGACGGCGCCCCCAGGCTGACCGAGCGCGATATCTTCATCATTCGCGACGACGTCGAATTCGACCCCGGCGAGCCTTGGGAACTGGGCCTGCTGGTGCGCCGCGCCGCCGGGCCGCTGGAGACCGAGTTCGTACGCTTCAACGCCCACTACAGCATCCCCGAACGCTTCATCGAGCGCTTCGAGCCCCCGGTGGAAGAGGCGCTGTGGGTGCAGGTGTGGCGTGACCGCACCTTCCAGATTGCCGTGCTCGGTGCGGGCCTGGCCGTACTCACCGCCATCATGCTGTTCCAGGATGTGCTGGTGCGCTATCCCCGCGTGTTCGCCCCGCTGCGCGTCGGGTTCCTCATCTATACCGTGGTGTTCATCGGCTGGTACTCCCTGGCCCAGCTCTCGGTGGTCAATATATTGACCTTCATCCACTCCCTGATGGGCGGCTTCAGTTGGGAGTCGTTCCTCATCGATCCGATGATGTTCATCCTCTGGTCATTCGTGGCGGTGACGCTGCTGATGTGGGGCCGCGGCGTGTTCTGCGGCTGGCTTTGCCCCTTCGGCGCCATGCAGGAACTGATCAACAAGGTCGCCCGCAAGATCCGGGTGCCCCAGTACGAATTGCCATTTGCCGTACACGAGCGTCTCTGGGCCCTCAAGTACATCATCCTGCTGGCGCTGTTCGCGGTCTCGCTGCACTCACTGGGCCAGGCCGAACGCTACGCCGAAGTGGAGCCGTTCAAGACCGCCGTGACCATGCGTTTCCAGCGCGAGTGGGCCTTCCTGCTCTATGCGCTTGGCCTGCTTGCCATCTCGGCATTCACCCACAAGGCCTACTGCCGCTATATCTGTCCGCTGGGGGCCGGGCTCGCCATTCCCGCCCGCCTGCGCCTGTTCGACTGGCTCAAGCGCCATCGCGGCAGTTGCGGTACCCCTTGCCAGATCTGCGCCAAGGAGTGCGAAGTGGCCGCCATCCATCCCGACGGCCGCATCAACGCCAACGAGTGCCACTACTGCCTGGATTGCCAGGTGACCTACCACGACGACCGGCGCTGTCCGCCAATGGTCAAGCGTCGCAAGCGCTACGAGAAGGCTGTCAGGGCCTCTTCTAAGAACGGCGGCGTCGAAACCTTCCCGGCCGATGCTGCACAGGGCAGCCAGGCCAAACTGCAGCGCATTCCCACTCTCCAGGAGGAGTGA
- a CDS encoding c-type cytochrome, with amino-acid sequence MKKVTAALLAGAAALAFTASAQAEPDGEAIYNQACMACHMTGAAGAPIRGDEAAWAPRLEKGMDTLYANSIDGFQAMPPRGGHMNLSDEEVKASVDYLLEPVL; translated from the coding sequence ATGAAAAAAGTGACTGCCGCCTTGTTGGCCGGCGCTGCCGCCCTCGCCTTCACTGCCTCTGCCCAGGCCGAGCCCGACGGCGAAGCCATCTATAACCAGGCCTGCATGGCCTGCCACATGACCGGCGCTGCCGGCGCACCGATTCGCGGCGACGAGGCCGCGTGGGCGCCCAGGCTGGAAAAGGGCATGGATACGCTGTATGCCAACTCCATTGATGGTTTTCAGGCCATGCCACCCCGTGGTGGGCACATGAACCTGAGCGACGAAGAAGTGAAGGCATCGGTGGATTACCTGCTCGAGCCCGTGCTCTGA
- a CDS encoding Rrf2 family transcriptional regulator — translation MHLTRYTDYALRVLIYLAVKGEERATIHEIAESFGVSRNHLMKVVQDLSHRGYIITIRGKNGGMLLNRAPESISLGGLIRDTEHELGLVECFRDSNECVITPACRLKPILNEAMAAFMAVLDSYTLADILGRRQPQLARLMQIPTTPP, via the coding sequence ATGCACCTGACCCGGTATACCGATTACGCGCTCCGTGTACTCATCTACCTCGCCGTCAAGGGCGAGGAGAGGGCCACCATTCATGAGATCGCCGAAAGCTTCGGCGTATCGCGCAACCATCTGATGAAAGTGGTTCAGGATCTCAGCCACCGAGGCTACATCATCACCATTCGTGGCAAGAACGGGGGTATGCTGCTTAACCGCGCCCCCGAATCCATTTCGCTGGGCGGCCTGATTCGCGATACCGAGCATGAGCTCGGGCTGGTGGAGTGCTTCCGCGATTCCAATGAGTGTGTCATCACGCCGGCCTGCCGGCTCAAGCCGATACTCAACGAGGCAATGGCCGCCTTCATGGCCGTGCTGGATAGCTACACTCTTGCTGACATACTGGGCAGGCGTCAGCCGCAGCTGGCGCGGCTGATGCAGATACCGACAACACCACCTTAG
- a CDS encoding YbaN family protein, protein MTNMVSRFAWRSLAYGCIGLGAAGIVVPLLPTTPFLLVAAWAAPKGSPRLARWLWQHPRIGPTLTAWQEQRAIPRRAKRLAVVLLAFSWLVLLLGSAPPMVLALTALMFCCVATFVLTRPDAAPSHPAGLPALNTRVR, encoded by the coding sequence ATGACCAACATGGTTTCGCGTTTTGCCTGGCGTTCCCTGGCCTATGGCTGCATTGGCCTGGGGGCTGCGGGTATCGTGGTGCCGCTGCTGCCCACGACCCCTTTCCTGCTGGTGGCCGCCTGGGCTGCGCCCAAGGGATCGCCGCGCCTGGCACGCTGGCTATGGCAGCACCCGCGTATCGGCCCCACCCTGACAGCCTGGCAGGAGCAGCGTGCCATTCCACGCAGGGCGAAGCGGCTGGCGGTGGTACTGTTGGCATTCAGCTGGCTGGTGCTGTTGCTGGGAAGCGCGCCACCCATGGTCCTGGCGCTGACGGCGCTGATGTTCTGCTGTGTGGCCACCTTCGTGCTGACGCGACCCGATGCCGCACCCTCCCACCCTGCAGGGTTACCCGCGCTCAATACCAGAGTACGATGA
- a CDS encoding NnrS family protein, producing the protein MFKSNAKFFAVAAGQKPVSTALRQPAWRWFFPLAALHAALMVPLTLLALYHGWDILSQLASPAAHARELLFGFALAVIAGYLLGPLPRRLQGWLVGLWLVGRLGILDWPGGAVATLADALFALWLAGLLVPRFLAAKKWRNRVLSPLLGLICLLAVVTLTWRYLDDMPTTAPLMHQSVLWLVLLMTFMGGRIISPAVNGYLMSRYRMAGAGVQPQVESALIVLLGSAPFLMLWSALRPLAAGLVLAAGLLVLWRVMRWGPGRCHERPDLLVLMLGYTWLGIGLLLLARTWWVPVHASTALHVFTIAALGTLSSTIMLRHVILRARYRPESEWALVPLAGLFATAAIMRLWALDAGSAWLVILWVSSLLWSLAWLLVAWRLCYWLARIPSGRSGPTPPR; encoded by the coding sequence ATGTTTAAGAGCAATGCAAAATTCTTCGCGGTGGCGGCTGGGCAAAAGCCTGTCTCGACAGCGCTGCGACAACCGGCCTGGCGCTGGTTCTTTCCCTTGGCGGCACTGCACGCAGCGCTGATGGTGCCGCTGACGTTGCTCGCTCTCTACCATGGGTGGGACATCTTGTCGCAGCTGGCTTCGCCGGCCGCCCATGCACGTGAACTGCTATTTGGCTTCGCCCTGGCAGTCATCGCTGGCTACCTTCTCGGGCCGCTGCCACGGCGGTTGCAGGGGTGGCTGGTGGGTCTGTGGCTGGTGGGGCGGCTGGGTATTCTCGATTGGCCGGGAGGTGCGGTGGCAACCCTGGCCGATGCGCTCTTTGCCCTGTGGCTGGCCGGCTTGCTGGTGCCCCGGTTTCTCGCCGCGAAAAAGTGGCGCAACCGGGTGCTCTCGCCGTTGCTGGGGCTCATCTGCCTGCTGGCGGTGGTGACCCTGACCTGGCGCTACCTGGATGACATGCCGACCACTGCACCGCTGATGCACCAGAGCGTGCTGTGGCTGGTATTGCTGATGACTTTCATGGGTGGACGGATCATCTCCCCTGCCGTCAATGGCTACCTGATGAGCCGCTATCGCATGGCGGGTGCCGGCGTGCAACCGCAGGTCGAGTCGGCACTGATCGTGCTGCTGGGAAGCGCGCCCTTCTTGATGCTGTGGTCGGCCCTGCGACCGCTGGCGGCGGGACTGGTGCTGGCGGCCGGTCTGCTGGTGCTGTGGCGTGTGATGCGCTGGGGGCCTGGCCGCTGTCATGAGCGCCCCGACCTGCTGGTGTTGATGCTGGGCTATACCTGGCTTGGCATCGGACTGCTGCTGCTGGCGCGCACCTGGTGGGTGCCGGTACATGCCAGCACGGCGCTGCACGTTTTTACTATCGCTGCGCTGGGAACGCTGTCCAGCACCATCATGCTGCGCCATGTGATCCTGCGTGCCAGATACCGTCCCGAGAGCGAATGGGCGCTGGTGCCGCTGGCCGGACTGTTTGCCACCGCCGCCATCATGCGGCTTTGGGCGCTCGATGCAGGTAGCGCCTGGCTGGTCATTCTATGGGTATCGTCACTGCTCTGGAGCCTGGCCTGGCTGCTGGTGGCTTGGCGACTGTGTTACTGGCTGGCACGGATCCCCTCCGGTAGGTCAGGGCCAACTCCTCCCCGGTAA
- the hemN gene encoding oxygen-independent coproporphyrinogen III oxidase, which yields MQDDLLFNRPLVEKYDRPGPRYTSYPTAPQFHAAFAEDDYRAAAERSNRVAAPKPLSVYVHIPFCKSLCYYCACNKIITHNTDRAAEYLAWLKHEVQTQGALFDETRRMTQLHLGGGTPTYLSNTQLGELMRSLDEAFHFAPVEEREFSLEVDPRTVTPEQIHELHDLGFNRLSFGVQDFDPDVQQAVNRVQSEEQVVSLVQAARDAGFESISVDLIYGLPLQTVASFDTTLDKIIALRPDRIAAYSYAHLPELFKAQRLIRPEDMPPPERKMELLELTIRRLTGAGYVYIGMDHFALPEDELSLARENGTLQRNFQGYSTHADCDMIGLGITSIGKVGDSYSQNVKETAQYQHRLEAGRLPVMRGYRLNDDDRLRRDVINALMCHGRIDFADIEAKHDIVFRDYFADALAELAEMQRDELIDIRDEAIEVLPTGRLMMRNVAMAFDAYLKPNEGRFSRTV from the coding sequence ATGCAAGACGATCTGCTATTCAATCGCCCCCTGGTGGAGAAGTACGACCGTCCGGGGCCGCGCTATACCTCCTATCCCACGGCGCCCCAGTTCCATGCGGCCTTCGCCGAGGATGACTATCGGGCCGCTGCCGAGCGTAGCAACCGGGTCGCCGCCCCCAAGCCGCTCTCGGTCTATGTGCATATCCCCTTCTGCAAGAGCCTCTGCTACTACTGTGCGTGCAACAAGATCATCACCCACAATACCGACCGGGCGGCGGAATACCTGGCCTGGCTGAAGCATGAGGTCCAGACCCAGGGGGCGCTGTTCGACGAGACACGTCGCATGACCCAGCTGCATCTTGGCGGCGGCACACCCACCTACCTGAGCAATACCCAGCTGGGGGAGCTGATGAGGTCGCTGGACGAGGCTTTCCACTTCGCGCCGGTGGAGGAGCGCGAGTTCTCTCTGGAGGTGGACCCGCGCACGGTGACCCCGGAGCAGATCCATGAGCTCCATGACCTGGGCTTCAATCGTCTCAGCTTCGGCGTCCAGGACTTCGATCCGGATGTCCAGCAGGCCGTCAATCGCGTGCAGAGCGAGGAGCAGGTGGTGTCGCTGGTCCAGGCGGCCCGCGATGCCGGCTTCGAATCGATCAGCGTCGACCTGATCTACGGCCTGCCGCTGCAGACGGTGGCGAGCTTCGACACCACCCTGGACAAGATCATCGCGCTGCGTCCGGACCGCATCGCCGCCTACAGCTATGCGCACCTGCCGGAGCTGTTCAAGGCCCAGCGGCTGATCCGCCCCGAGGACATGCCGCCGCCGGAGCGCAAGATGGAGTTGCTGGAATTGACCATTCGGCGCCTGACTGGGGCCGGCTACGTCTATATCGGCATGGATCACTTCGCCCTGCCCGAGGACGAACTCTCCCTGGCCAGGGAGAATGGCACCCTGCAGCGTAACTTCCAGGGCTACTCCACCCATGCGGACTGCGACATGATCGGCCTGGGTATCACCTCCATCGGCAAGGTGGGCGACAGCTACAGCCAGAACGTCAAGGAGACCGCCCAGTATCAGCATCGGCTCGAGGCGGGAAGGCTGCCGGTGATGCGCGGCTATCGTCTCAACGACGACGACCGGCTGCGTCGCGATGTGATCAATGCCCTGATGTGCCACGGCCGGATCGACTTCGCCGATATCGAGGCCAAGCACGACATCGTCTTCCGCGACTACTTCGCCGATGCCCTGGCGGAGCTGGCCGAAATGCAGCGCGACGAGCTGATCGACATCCGTGATGAGGCGATCGAGGTGCTGCCGACCGGGCGATTGATGATGCGCAACGTGGCCATGGCCTTCGACGCTTATCTGAAGCCCAATGAGGGACGCTTCTCGCGTACCGTCTAA
- the ytfE gene encoding iron-sulfur cluster repair protein YtfE: MSLLEQPIGRLALDLPGATRVFHQNRIDFCCGGRLSLQSAAEQAGANIAALVAALEALPAGNPDQRDWQSASNDELIDHILTRYHDVHRQQLPELIRMARRVELVHGERDTCPNGLADLLSVIFQEMESHMQKEEQILFPMLRSGMAAQAKGPIAVMRQEHDDHGENLDEVMALTDNITPPKGACTTWRALYTGLNEFREDLMQHIHLENNLLFERTA; encoded by the coding sequence ATGAGCCTGCTCGAACAACCCATCGGTCGCCTGGCCCTGGACCTGCCCGGTGCCACCCGGGTCTTTCATCAGAATCGCATCGATTTCTGCTGTGGCGGACGCCTGAGCCTGCAATCCGCCGCCGAGCAGGCCGGAGCCAATATCGCCGCCTTGGTCGCGGCGCTGGAAGCCCTGCCGGCCGGCAACCCGGACCAGCGCGACTGGCAATCGGCCAGCAATGATGAGCTGATTGACCACATCCTGACCCGCTATCACGATGTACATCGCCAGCAGCTGCCGGAACTGATCCGCATGGCGCGTCGCGTGGAGCTCGTTCACGGCGAGCGTGACACCTGCCCCAACGGCCTGGCCGACCTGCTGTCGGTGATCTTCCAGGAGATGGAGAGCCACATGCAGAAGGAGGAGCAGATCCTGTTTCCGATGCTGCGAAGCGGCATGGCCGCCCAGGCCAAGGGGCCGATCGCGGTCATGCGCCAGGAACATGACGATCACGGCGAGAATCTCGACGAAGTCATGGCGCTGACCGACAACATCACCCCACCCAAAGGCGCCTGTACCACCTGGCGCGCGCTATACACCGGTCTCAACGAGTTCCGCGAAGACCTGATGCAGCACATCCATCTGGAGAACAACCTGCTGTTCGAACGTACCGCCTGA
- the norR gene encoding nitric oxide reductase transcriptional regulator NorR, producing the protein MLDDSLLADMAADLPSAVRLQRLVRTLREEFRCGAVCLLQLQQGILAPVAVDGLVREALGRRFEVARHPRLATILSSRSTTCFPPDSTLPDPYDGLVEQRPGEPLHVHDCMGISLHVEGQPWGVLTLDALVAGTFDARARAALARYALLAEAAVRVTRLEQELRALHMAHHGDGAVPIEPSVGGEILGHSAALRRLLQELDVVAESGLPVLLSGETGVGKELFARRLHQRSSRRQQPLVQVNCAALPESLAESELFGHVKGAFSGAVSDRAGRFEAAHGGTLFLDEVGELPLSVQAKLLRALQNGEVQRLGEDTPRQVDVRILAATNRHLADGVRDGHFRADLYHRLSVYPVAIPPLREREGDVLVLAGHFLEINRTRLGVRSLRLSPEAERALCSYAWPGNVRELEHVISRAAIKALGQGARRDEIITLVPEWLDLASGAAVDVSQGRQVEPEALATGESLKAQVAATQRRVIRHALSVSDNNWATAARRLGVDPSNLHKLARRLGIK; encoded by the coding sequence ATGTTGGACGATAGCCTGCTGGCCGATATGGCCGCCGATCTTCCCAGCGCCGTGCGGCTGCAGCGCCTGGTACGTACCCTTCGCGAGGAGTTTCGCTGCGGCGCGGTGTGCCTGCTGCAACTGCAGCAGGGAATCCTCGCCCCCGTGGCAGTCGATGGACTGGTGCGCGAGGCCCTGGGCCGCCGCTTCGAGGTGGCCCGTCATCCCCGGCTGGCGACGATACTGTCCAGTCGCAGCACCACCTGCTTCCCTCCCGACTCCACCCTGCCCGATCCCTACGATGGCCTGGTGGAGCAGCGGCCCGGTGAACCGCTGCACGTGCATGATTGCATGGGCATCAGCCTGCACGTCGAGGGCCAGCCCTGGGGCGTGTTGACCCTGGATGCCCTGGTGGCCGGCACCTTCGATGCCAGGGCGCGAGCAGCACTGGCTCGCTATGCGCTGCTTGCGGAGGCCGCGGTGCGCGTAACGCGCCTGGAGCAGGAGCTTCGGGCCCTGCACATGGCACATCATGGCGATGGGGCGGTTCCGATCGAGCCCAGCGTCGGTGGGGAGATTCTTGGCCATAGTGCCGCGCTTCGGCGCCTGCTGCAGGAACTCGACGTGGTGGCCGAGTCGGGACTGCCGGTCTTGCTCAGCGGAGAAACCGGTGTAGGCAAGGAACTGTTCGCCCGGCGCCTGCACCAGCGCTCGTCACGGCGCCAGCAGCCACTGGTGCAGGTCAACTGCGCGGCATTGCCCGAGTCGCTGGCCGAGAGCGAGCTGTTCGGACACGTGAAGGGCGCCTTCTCGGGCGCCGTCAGCGACCGGGCGGGGCGCTTCGAGGCGGCCCATGGAGGCACCCTGTTCCTCGATGAGGTGGGCGAGCTACCGCTGAGCGTTCAGGCCAAGCTGCTGAGGGCACTGCAGAATGGCGAGGTGCAGCGGCTGGGAGAGGATACGCCTCGTCAGGTCGATGTGCGTATCCTGGCCGCCACCAATCGGCATCTGGCTGATGGGGTGCGTGACGGACACTTTCGCGCCGATCTCTACCATCGCCTCTCGGTCTATCCGGTGGCCATTCCGCCGCTGCGCGAACGCGAAGGGGATGTGCTGGTGCTGGCCGGCCACTTTCTCGAGATCAACCGCACGCGGCTCGGGGTGCGCAGCCTGCGCCTCTCGCCGGAGGCCGAGCGGGCGCTGTGCAGCTATGCCTGGCCGGGAAACGTACGGGAACTCGAGCATGTCATCAGTCGGGCGGCAATCAAGGCGCTGGGACAGGGTGCGCGACGCGACGAGATCATCACCCTGGTGCCGGAGTGGCTCGATCTCGCTAGCGGTGCGGCCGTCGATGTATCGCAGGGGCGTCAGGTCGAACCGGAAGCCTTGGCGACAGGTGAATCGTTGAAAGCTCAGGTTGCCGCGACCCAGCGACGCGTCATCCGTCATGCCCTGTCGGTCAGCGACAACAACTGGGCCACGGCCGCGCGACGGCTGGGAGTCGATCCCAGTAATCTACATAAACTTGCGCGCCGTTTAGGGATCAAATAG
- the ubiT gene encoding ubiquinone anaerobic biosynthesis accessory factor UbiT, translated as MLPLPLSLLPRPPAPTRLIRAIDPRVPLTFKRHVIEPVLNRTFAEPLEEGEFDALEGRRITLHVDDLGVLLTLTLENQRLVLSREAGEATIRGGWREFLCLATRREDPDALFFQRRLLIEGDTELGLMVKNLLDSREEGLAQGRLGDWLVRLERVARRDD; from the coding sequence ATGCTTCCGTTGCCCCTGTCACTTCTGCCGCGCCCTCCCGCCCCGACCCGCTTGATTCGCGCCATCGACCCTCGGGTGCCCCTGACATTCAAGCGCCACGTTATTGAGCCGGTGCTCAATCGCACCTTTGCCGAGCCCCTGGAAGAGGGTGAGTTCGACGCTCTGGAAGGTCGGCGTATCACGCTGCACGTGGATGATCTGGGCGTTCTGCTGACCTTGACCCTAGAGAATCAGCGGCTGGTGCTGAGCCGCGAGGCCGGTGAGGCGACCATCCGGGGCGGCTGGCGCGAGTTCCTCTGTCTCGCCACGCGCCGCGAGGATCCCGACGCCCTGTTCTTTCAGCGCAGGCTGTTGATCGAGGGCGATACCGAGCTCGGCCTGATGGTCAAGAACCTGCTGGACAGTCGTGAAGAGGGGCTGGCCCAGGGGCGGCTGGGTGACTGGCTGGTGCGCCTGGAGCGAGTGGCGCGCCGCGACGATTGA